A window of Pyrus communis chromosome 3, drPyrComm1.1, whole genome shotgun sequence genomic DNA:
CCTAATATTTGGTATATATTTAAATCAAAGGTACATTTTGAATTATTTGCACTATATACTTTTTAGATACGTATAAAAAGAATCGTGCCTTTTATgcaaaataatgataaaaaaaataaaaaattattattaatattttaaaaatctcattttacattttaaatttattatatttgaaaaaaatacattctaaagaatatagaatgaaatttttaaagtaataataacaatttctgaaaaaatatgaaaaactagtcttctctctctctccttcatcctctctcttccttccctgTCACTCTCCTTCCCGTATCCTTCCTCTCCTTCTTCTATTTCAGGCAACAGCGCCGCCTTCCACTTGTCACCCAAGACCGTCAAATACCTCCATAATCCTCTTCCCATCCTCTTTCCGATCCTCAAGTTAGTTTCTACAAATTCATAGccaaatttcttcaatttcagaTCTAAGAAACATATGATTTTGTTCGGATTTTGTGTGTTTTGCAGGTGTGAGAGCGGCGTACGGGACGACAAAAAGAGGAGTAGCAGTGGCGTCGATGGGTGATGAGGCCCGAGCTGGTGATGAAGCCGATCGTTTCTCTCGACGATTTGTGATGTTGTCATTATCCTTCTGAAAATGACAGTCAGTATGGTAACAACCATTAATAAGAGAGGAATTACTTCTGAACATAATTTCAGTGATAACTCTACTACACCAGTCACCAGCATTATCTGTAAGAAATCATTTATTAGCAGAATTCACTGATTATATCCCAACTTTTTATTGGTTGATATTTTTCTATTGGTTTATATTGTTCATATTTATACTATAATTGGCAGATATGAACACATTTGATAAATACCATATTACAATTATTCATAATTTGTCAtactatcatttttttttttctttgcaaacCTTAGCGTCCTCGAGCGATAATCTGTGCCTGCACCCCTGATGAAAACTTTGCGCCTGATAGGATAAAAAGAAGTTTAGTGGTAAGTAGAGACATGCATTCTACTAATTATTGAAGTTTCATCCCACTTAAAACTTGGTAATTACCTTATCAAATTTTAACTCACATGTGTTGCACTAAATACATTTTGGTACCTGATAAAATCTACTGACCCACTTGTTCATATACTTTCTATTATTCACAGAGCCTTACCCTTTGAAAATTGCTTGAATAATCCTAGGACTGTATAAAGTATAGACACAGACATGATTGTACACCTGAAAAAAATGGTATACTGATCTACCTGCACTGATCTAAAGCTTGATCTGTGAATAGTGTATGTGCTGCATCTCTGAACATTTatgatatttctttttccaaGTGGTCTCTGTAGTTTCTCTGTGTATTTGCCGACACTTGCTATCTTTCTTAGAAATTAATGTCATAGATAGCTTTGAGATTTATCACTGCTTTTGACCTAAACCTAAATGATTGTCCAAACTTTTATTGTTTTGTACATCTTTTTTGCTAGTAATGTTAGTTTACTAATCATCTAGGTTCTGAAGGAAAGAATTACTTGGCTTGAAGCTGCTGATGAGGACCTTCGTCGGGAACTTCATGAATACCGCAGTAAGTGCAATGGTGTAGAGCGATGTGAAAGAGCTTCTCAAGTATGTGTTACATGCTCTAGTAGAGATTGACGTTATTCTTTCATCTTGTTTCTTTCAAGTACtaatatatatgattttgaCTTCTTGTTTCTTTCAAGTCTTGGTTTCTTATTTCACtttgtaaactatatatatTCAGCTAGAAAGATACATTTGCAAATCTAAAACTTCATTTTGCAGGATGGTAGCCCCTGCTTTGTCAAAAGCAATGGCCTAAAAAGGAGTTTGCAAAGTTTAGAATTGGCTGACTATCAAATGGGTGAAGCGATAACAGGTATCGCTTATATATGGTTTAGGACTTTGTCAACAGCATTTTCTTTTCGCAATTAAATCATATGCAATTATGTAAGTTGTGTTATTGTTTTTGCAAATAGGCTATTTTCTCATGTGCATTGATAGTGTTGGGAAGTTCATTAAAATGGAGCTATTTTATATATGGTACAATTTCCTATCTTAGCAGGTGATTCCCAGGAAATTGATGAAGTAGCAAAAGAGTGGGAGCACACTTATGCAAAATATGATGGACAGAGTTGCATGAATTGAATAAATGTCTACAACAAAAAGAGGTGTCATTTGCGTGTGTagattgttttgttttaaatcAAAATCACATTAATGTCATCACAGAGTTTATGTGTAACTTTGCATTTGACGCTTGTGCAGTCGgagatgaaattttttgaagggTCCGACACTGTGGCACTCAAGCagcattttggaaagaaaattttgGAACTAGAAGATAAGAGAACCGATATTCACTTAAAACCTTAATATTTGATCTTCGTATTCTTGAGAGAACCGATATTCACTTAAAACCtttataattttagttttattttagttGGGGATAGAACATGTAAAATTCTAGTTTTTATATATAATGGTTGTGAATATctttgtaaattgtaatattaTAGATGCTTGTGGTTGTGGgctgttttaattttatgaaaaaaaaaatttgtttggccTCAATCTCAATTTGTAGGTGATTTcggtttctaattttttttttttttttaaatagttgACATATTGGGCACAATAACAATAAATGCGCTATCATGTATGAATTATAACCTTCAcaatatcttctttttctttttttcttttttctactATAAATATTAAGGGAGGAGCTCGAGATTCCGAGAGTAAATGTGAATGTTTTTTTATCAACTGAGCTACAAGTCTTTATTATTTAGCCATATTTAGAAGGACGAATTTAGTAAAATCTGGGATATATGTATAATAGTAAGATGTTTAGATGCTTATGTTGTCAAATTGTCAATTGGTACCATTattgattgtatattttttcttaTCATAGTATATCATTCtaatcctccttttttttttttatcatagtaTGTCATTCTAATCCTCCTTAAAATAAGgagacattatttatgaaacaagACCAATAAgtaaacactatttatgaaaccaaATCAAGAATGAGACACTATTactaaaactaaacaaataggtggaaactatttatgaaactatatCAAGAAAGAAATACTATCTACAAAACTAGACCTAGAaagagacactatttatgaaactatacCAATTGctatacattatttatgaaactggaccaagAATTAGGCATTGTTTATAAAACTAGACCAAGAACAAGgtcactatttatgaaagtggactaagaactaggcactatttatgaaactggaccaagAGCTAGaccactatttatgaaagtggaaCAAGAactaaacactatttatgaaacttgaTCAATAAGGAGACTATTTATGAAAACTGGATCAATAAgtagacattatttatgaaaccaaATCAAGAATGagacactatttctaaaactaaaccaaGAGTtggaaactatttatgaaactagaccaagaaataaatattatgaaactagaccaagaaaaagatattatttatgaaactgtacTAATTgctatacactatttatgaaacaagaCTAAGAACTAGGCATTACTTATAAAACTGGACCAAGAACAAGACCACAATTTATGAAAGTGGACAAaaaactagacactatttatgaaactagaccaaTAACTAGGCCACTATTGATGAAAGTGGAAACAAATTAAACATGTCAAaccattttttgtttcaattaatACGAGACTCCCACTATTTCATCTCCCATTAAACCTTTTTGTTTAGTAATACacatcacacacacatatacatcctttttttttcttcaacaaatACTAAATAAATTTGCCTTTAAAGATGCTCTCAGGCTCTTAGAGTCCATGGCCCTTTTCTAGCGGATATAATTAACCATGAAGTATTAGTTGAGAGCGAGGTTGGAAAGCAAGGCCAAGGATTTTAGGAGTCGCGAGCAACATCGGTTGTCATATACAACGGTGAACTTGGTTCGCTCAATTTTTAGAGAGAAGAAGGATCCACTGGGAATGAATGAGAACATTGGGTAGCCATTTCATTAGCCGGAAAGTCTTATGGTAATTTCATACACACCATAAAATCTTTGATGGTAATTTTTTGCAATCCCAGGGCATAGTTCTCAATTCCATAAAATCTTTGATGGTAATTTCATACACACCATAAGTGATTGCCTTTTGACAGAGATGGAGATGGATCAAAATTAAGTTTGGGATCAGATCGGATCTATAGATTTTGCATAGTGATAGGCATAGAGTTGAGATCTaaaactagaaagaaaaaatggaaggtTTCGAATGTCAGGAAGAAATGGGGGAGGATAGAGAATAGTAGGGAGATCTGTAAATGAAATTAAACGGAAAGAGGCTTGCCCTCCGGGGTAAAATCGAAAATTAATGATTGGGCCTTTTAAAATGGACCGTTTTAATATTAGGTTTTATTCTaactattaaataaagttattactttgtttttgggtaaattacactttcatacatcaggTTTGGGGTATATTTCAATTCCTCAcaatatcttcaaaacatttcactttcataccttaagtactattttatttcaaaataatacctctgttacattttccatcaattgatctgttaaatgttgacgtggctgtcacatatatgccacgtggctgccaaatgtctgccacgtggcaaataaaataattttttaattttttaaaaacctgaattttctcaaaaaaagaaaaaaaattgaaaaaaaaaagggtaaattacactttcatacctcaggtttagggtctatttcaattccttacaacatctttaaaacatttcactttcataccttaagtactattttatttcaaaataatacctcaattacattttccatccattgatctgttaaatccTGATGTGGCTGCTACATATATGTCACGTGGTTGCCAAATGTCTGTcacgtggcaaataaaatatttttttaattctttttaaaaaccctaaattttctcaaaaaaaaaaaaaaaatttgaaagcagTGCATTCTccccccctcccctcccccccccccccccccccccccccccgcccccgCGGCCGCCGGGGACCCTAACCCAGAACCCAAAaacctgcaagaagaagaagaagaaagagagagagagagaaaaaaaaaaagcccctgCTCGTCCCACCCGAGCCACCCttttctcccatcccccatcacccacaGAAATTCCACCTAAGATTAGGTGGATCTACCACAAAATCAGtccaaaaatcatctcaaactcaaagGATTTTCAAAACTCATCCATACTGAAAATCACGAGATCCTGACCCAGGGGGGCGGGGAAGGTCATGCGGCGCCGGGATGGGGGGGTGGGGAGGgaggtttttcttcttcttcttcttcctccctcttcttcttcttcttcttgttgctgctgctgcaggttttttgggttttggatttgggaTAGGGATATGGGTCgcttttttttgggggggggggggggggggggggggggaaggagggatagtgaggttttttttttttgagaaaattcaggtttttttaaaaaaaaaaattattttatttgccacgtggcagacatttggcagccacgtggcatatatatggtagccacgtcagcatttaacagattaatggatgaaaaatgtaacagagatattattttgaaataaaatagtacttaaggtatgaaagtgatatgttttgaagatgttgtaaggaattgaaatagaccccaaacctgaggtatgaaaatgtaatttaccctttgtttttttattaaaattcaaaatttttaagctcttttcattagttttcctattattTATAAGAGAGATGTGAGACTCGGAATTAGTATATGACATTAATCTTTGAACCTTCTAGGTAGGGAgaatttttttcaagtttttaataTTCAAGCAGGTACTCCACATATTATAAAATAAGtagaaagacaaaaaaatatgttaattttcTCCAACTTATAATACGACACGTAATATATTGCTCAAGTACAATTGACACCAAATACTCCATTATCAATCTGGGAAATTATCAATATACCTTACTGATCGCTTTCAATACCTACCTAACATTATTAAATATACCATTGATACCAAATACTGCATTATCAATTTGGGAAATTGTCAATATACCTTACGGATTGCTTTCAATACCCTGCTAGACTTTAAATTTGTTTGACAATATGAATATATGTTCACACTGCAATTTTTAATATTCTATTTTAAAGATAAGAGACAAAGACTTCAGCACAAAGTgtaagaaaattcaaatattctcgagtaatgttattcaaaccatatttttatattaccttAGGTGGCATGTGATGTGGACAATCacatcatttaaaaaatttgcaaaactcaaggaaaggaaggagaaagagctagtttggtattgatgtgctttgaaaaaaaaaactgtttctgctatgctatgagaataaaatcatttttgctgcttcacgttttcagctttttttttcacctaaaactgtgaaaaaagttgttttgaagtgtttaccaaacaccttttttagctcagtttttttttatacccactttttataaaagcacatcAGTACCAAATCAGTACAAAGACTCctcatataccacaatcatcatttaattaactagtttttcttaattattactttattaaataatgaactaaatttaaaaatctgattaattcaaatgaggTGGCTGTCCGTATCAAATGTTACCTAAGATAGTATGAAAATAtagtacaaaaacatgatatgaataatATTACTCAATCTTCTTATACAAATACCATCTCATATATTAATTCAGAAAGAATATTCAAAGGTTTCTAGATTGTCGTGCTCGTTGACAATTGATTAAGGGCCTTTTTGTTTCTATATACTTTTTAAATTTGCCTGGTGTAGctttcatcttaaattttgaaataaattaataaaaaataatttttttcaaaattcactAGAAGTTCAAGGTTTCTCCCATTTTCTTTAAGTTTAATAGCAAAAACTTAAACAGGTCAAAAATCTAGTGCTAGTTGTTTAGAATCCATCTACCGAGGCACAGGTAGTATCCAAGTAAGGAACGGACCCGCCTGCAAAGTCAAGAGTTTAGGTGggataacaaaaacaaataaaggaTATGCAAATTAATAATGCATCTCACTATAAGTAAAGCCCTGAGTTGCTTAAAAAAAGTATACACAAAAACCATGGTGAGATTTTCAACTTGTTGTGAGAAAGTATGCTTTCTATCTTGCCTTATCTTGTATCTTCAGCTAGCTTCATCACCAAAAAATGCTTTTGCTTCTGCCAATTCCACTGAAGCAGAAGCACTCCTCAAATGGAAAGCTAGCTTtcaaaaccaaacccaaaacaacctGACCTCATGGATTAAGGCAAATGAAGCCCCATGCAATACTTGGGTTGGTGTTTCATGCAACTCTGCTGGAAGTGTCAACAGATTAAACCTCACCAATTCTGGTATACAAGGTACTCTACTTCAATTTCCATTCATGTCTTTGCCTAATCTTGCATATGTTGACCTCAGCTTGAATGAACTTTTTGATCAAATCCCTCCTGAGATCAGTTCCCTCACCAAACTCATCTATTTCGATATATCCTACAATCAAATGTCTGGAAAAATCCCACCCGAAATTGGTCTTTTAACAAATCTTCAGGTTCTTCACCTAAATGCTAATAAGTTCAACGGCTCAATTCCTCAAGAAATAGGCCAACTTAAATTTGTCTATCAGCTAGCTCTAAACTTAAACAATTTAGAGGGTTCAATTCCAGCTTCTGTCGGTAATTTGAGCCAATTGACTTCTTTGATTCTCTTCGGAAACCAACTTTCGGGTCCTATCCCTCCCGAAATAGGAAACCTTTCGAAGTTGGTTGAACTTTACTTGTTTGACAACTATTTATCAGGCCCAATCCCTCTAAGTTTCGGAAACTTGAAAAATCTAACCACGATGATGTTGTACAACAATACCCTTTCTGGTTCTATCCCAACTTCTTTGTGCAATTTGACAAACCttatttatctctctctctacgATAATAAACTTTCCGGCACTATTCCTGAAGAGATTGGAAGCTTGAAATTTGTTGTGTCTCTGGAGCTGACCAACAATCAGTTCAACGGAACTGTTCCCTCTTCGTTTGGCAACTTGAGCAGCCTAGAAAACCTATACCTCCGCGGTAACCAATTATCTGGATCAATCCCCCAAGAGATGGAGAATCTAATGAAGTTGACCATACTTGACTTGGCTACTAACCGATTTTCTGGTTATTTGCCTCGAGATATATGTAGAGGTGGATTGCTACAAAGGTTTAGTGCAGAAAACAACGAATTTTCAGGTCCAATCCCGGAAAGCTTGAAAGGTTGCAAGAGCTTAGTCAGAGTCCGTCTTGAGGGGAACCAGTTTACAAGCAATATATCTGAAGACTTTGGTGTCTATCCTAATCTTCAGTTTGTAGACCTAAGCGACAACAACATGTATGGTGAAATCTCAGACATCTGGGGACAGTGTCCAAACTTAACAACTCTAATATTTGCGGGGAACAACCTTACTGGTAGCATACCATCTAAGATTGCCAATGCAACAAAACTTCAAGAACTTGATTTTTCTTCGAATCATCTGGTTGGGGTGGTTCCCAAGGATTTGGGGAGATTGGCTTCGATGGTGAACCTAAAACTGAATGGCAATAAACTTTTGGGTTCTATACCCTCTGAATTTGGAGCATTTACTGAACTCGAATATCTTGACGTGTCAACCAACAAGCTGAATGGCTCAATTCCAAGCACTTTTGGTGAATTGGTCAGTTTAAACTACTTGAATTTGAGCAACAACAATTTCAGTCAAGAAATTCCATTTCAGTTGGGGCAGTTATTTCACCTGTCACAATTAGATTTAAGTCATAACTCACTTGAAGGTAAGATACCATCAGAAATGAGCAATATGCAGAGCTTGGAGGGACTGAATCTTTCCCACAATAATCTTTCCGGTCTCATTCCAGCAACGTTTGATGGAATGCGCGGCTTGCTGTACGTAGACGTATCCTACAATCACTTGCAGGGTCCCATCCCCAACAACAAAGCATTTCAAGATGCCCACAGCTTTGAAGGGAATGTAGGGTTGTGTGGAAATGTTGTAGGACTACAATCTTGCAATAAGCACgtctcaaaaagaaaaaacaacagaAAACTCGTGTTTGCAATTGTTTTCCCTATCTTGGGAGTAGTTTTACTTGCCTTCTTTGCAATTGTCTTCATtaaaacaagaagaaagaaagagccAGAAACAGACAAGAGCGATATCCatgatgaagaagaagtttTTTCAATCTCTCTTTTTGATGGAAAAAAATTGTATTCGGAGATCATAAGAGCAACCGATGGTTTTAACTCCATATATTGTATTGGGAAGGGAGGATCTGGAAGTGTCTACAAGGCGAAGCTACCATCAGGCAGCATAGTTGCAGTGAAGAAACTCCATCAAAAACTTGACAGGGAGGAGACATCACAGGAGTTCCACAATGAAATAAGTGCATTAATCAATATACGACATCGAAATATTGTGAAACTTTGTGGTTTCTGTTCAAATTCACAGCACTCATTTCTGGTCTATGAGTATCTTGACAAGGGTAGTCTGGCTTCAATCTTGAGCAAAGAAGACGAAGCAAAAAAATTGGATTGGAGTACAAGGGTGAGAATTGTAAAAGGCGTAGCTCATGCACTATCTTACATGCATCATGATTGCGTGCCACCAATTGTACATCGGGAC
This region includes:
- the LOC137727608 gene encoding MDIS1-interacting receptor like kinase 2-like is translated as MHLTISKALSCLKKVYTKTMVRFSTCCEKVCFLSCLILYLQLASSPKNAFASANSTEAEALLKWKASFQNQTQNNLTSWIKANEAPCNTWVGVSCNSAGSVNRLNLTNSGIQGTLLQFPFMSLPNLAYVDLSLNELFDQIPPEISSLTKLIYFDISYNQMSGKIPPEIGLLTNLQVLHLNANKFNGSIPQEIGQLKFVYQLALNLNNLEGSIPASVGNLSQLTSLILFGNQLSGPIPPEIGNLSKLVELYLFDNYLSGPIPLSFGNLKNLTTMMLYNNTLSGSIPTSLCNLTNLIYLSLYDNKLSGTIPEEIGSLKFVVSLELTNNQFNGTVPSSFGNLSSLENLYLRGNQLSGSIPQEMENLMKLTILDLATNRFSGYLPRDICRGGLLQRFSAENNEFSGPIPESLKGCKSLVRVRLEGNQFTSNISEDFGVYPNLQFVDLSDNNMYGEISDIWGQCPNLTTLIFAGNNLTGSIPSKIANATKLQELDFSSNHLVGVVPKDLGRLASMVNLKLNGNKLLGSIPSEFGAFTELEYLDVSTNKLNGSIPSTFGELVSLNYLNLSNNNFSQEIPFQLGQLFHLSQLDLSHNSLEGKIPSEMSNMQSLEGLNLSHNNLSGLIPATFDGMRGLLYVDVSYNHLQGPIPNNKAFQDAHSFEGNVGLCGNVVGLQSCNKHVSKRKNNRKLVFAIVFPILGVVLLAFFAIVFIKTRRKKEPETDKSDIHDEEEVFSISLFDGKKLYSEIIRATDGFNSIYCIGKGGSGSVYKAKLPSGSIVAVKKLHQKLDREETSQEFHNEISALINIRHRNIVKLCGFCSNSQHSFLVYEYLDKGSLASILSKEDEAKKLDWSTRVRIVKGVAHALSYMHHDCVPPIVHRDISSSNILLDYDYEPCVSDFGTAKLLNPDSSNWSSLAGTYGYVAPELAYTMKVTEKCDVYSFGVLALEVIMGKRLGDLISSFSSPSVCENKLLKDVLDQRLPPPTPEVEDELTTIASVAIACRHSQPQSRPTMHMVSQLLSLQIATSTGGPGITLEQLIKI